One Setaria viridis chromosome 5, Setaria_viridis_v4.0, whole genome shotgun sequence genomic region harbors:
- the LOC117857492 gene encoding auxin response factor 1, which produces MAQGREPELFAELWRACAGPLVELPQTDERVFYFLQGHLEQLQEPTDPALLAEQIKMFQVPNKILCKVVNVELKAETETDEMFAQITLQPDPDQVNLPTLPDPPLPETPRPVVHSFCKILTPSDTSTHGGFSVLRRHANECLPPLDMSMPTPTQELITKDLHGSEWRFKHIYRGQPRRHLLTTGWSTFVTSKKLIAGDAFVYLRSETGQQRVGVRRLVQKQSTMPASVISSQSMHLGVLASASHAIKTNSIFLVYYRPRLSQSQYIVSLNKYLEASKIGFNVGMRFKMSFEGEDVPVKKFSGTVVDKGDLSPQWQGSEWKTLKVQWDEATNLNGPERVSSWEIEPFDASTPTINIPVQQSTKNKRPRETAESLDIQAMEPTQEFWLSGMPEQHEKAGIGSSEPNCISGHQVVWTSERAGYSAMSSSVCQNSVVLGNWFKDFNSSSKGASPSLSEISQKLFQVTSNDARVPPWPGLSAYQAEEPSSKLSSNTALCSYQTEEVALNFSNAVEEKKEPGMFRLFGVNLINHTRNAATSEKMTVGVREISTRTAGSLEDSGQLSALSKVTKDHTQNVNESPREIQSHQNCTGRTRIKVQMQGNAVGRAIDLVNLHGYPQLISELDEMFEIKDLSSKEKWKVAFTNDEGDTMQVGDVPWLKFCQTVRKIVIHPIEDESDMDPFLEQDVKTDF; this is translated from the exons ATGGCGCAAGGGCGGGAGCCGGAGCTGTTCGCGGAGCTGTGGCGCGCCTGCGCGGGGCCGCTGGTGGAGCTGCCCCAGACAGACGAGAGGGTCTTCTACTTCCTGCAGGGCCACCTGGAGCAGCTGCAGGAGCCCACCGACCCGGCGCTGCTGGCCGAGCAGATCAAGATGTTCCAGGTGCCCAACAAGATCCTCTGCAAGGTCGTCAACGTCGAGCTCAAG GCCGAGACGGAAACGGACGAGATGTTCGCCCAGATCACTCTGCAGCCCGACCCGGAT CAGGTGAATCTGCCCACATTACCTGACCCTCCCCTGCCGGAGACGCCGAGGCCAGTGGTGCACTCCTTCTGCAAGATTCTCACACCATCCGACACCAGCACCCATGGCGGTTTCTCTGTTCTCCGACGCCACGCAAACGAATGCCTCCCGCCACTG GATATGTCGATGCCGACCCCGACCCAAGAGCTCATCACGAAGGACCTACATGGATCTGAATGGAGGTTCAAGCACATCTACAGGG GCCAACCCCGTCGGCACCTTCTGACTACTGGATGGAGTACTTTTGTCACATCAAAGAAGCTGATTGCGGGTGATGCGTTCGTCTACCTGAG GAGTGAGACGGGACAGCAGCGCGTCGGAGTGAGACGCCTTGTGCAGAAGCAGAGCACAATGCCAGCATCTGTTATATCGAGCCAAAGCATGCATCTTGGGGTGCTTGCAAGCGCATCACATGCTATTAAGACTAATTCCATTTTCCTAGTGTATTATAGGCCAAG GTTAAGCCAAAGCCAATACATCGTCAGTCTGAACAAGTACCTTGAAGCTAGTAAAATCGGGTTTAATGTGGGCATGAGGTTTAAGATGAGTTTTGAAGGGGAAGACGTCCCTGTGAAGAA GTTTTCTGGAACTGTAGTTGATAAAGGAGATCTTTCTCCACAATGGCAAGGTTCTGAATGGAAAACATTGAAG GTCCAATGGGATGAAGCCACAAATTTGAATGGCCCTGAGAGGGTTTCCTCATGGGAAATCGAGCCATTCGATGCCTCTACACCTACCATAAACATACCTGTGCAACAATCAACAAAAAACAAAAGGCCCAGGGAGACAGCTGAAAGCCTGGATATTCAGGCAATGG AACCTACTCAAGAATTTTGGCTCTCTGGAATGCCTGAACAGCATGAGAAGGCAGGTATTGGCTCCAGTGAACCCAATTGTATCTCTGGACATCAAGTCGTTTGGACAAGTGAACGTGCAGGATACAGTGCCATGAGTAGTTCAGTTTGTCAGAATTCTGTAGTACTAGGGAATTGGTTCAAGGACTTCAACTCCTCAAGCAAGGGGGCCTCCCCTTCCTTGTCAGAGATTTCTCAGAAGCTGTTTCAGGTTACCAGTAATGACGCGAGGGTTCCTCCTTGGCCTGGGCTTTCTGCTTATCAAGCTGAGGAACCCTCTTCCAAGTTGTCTTCCAACACTGCTCTGTGCAGCTACCAGACCGAGGAGGTTGCTCTAAATTTTTCCAATGCTGTTGAAGAAAAGAAGGAACCCGGCATGTTTCGTCTGTTTGGTGTCAATTTGATTAACCATACAAGGAACGCTGCTACTAGTGAAAAGATGACTGTAGGAGTTAGGGAGATATCGACCCGAACTGCTGGTTCTTTGGAAGACTCTGGTCAGTTATCAGCACTCTCTAAAGTCACTAAAGATCATACACAGAATGTGAACGAAAGCCCCCGAGAAATCCAAAGCCATCAGAATTGCACTGGAAGAACTCGAATTAAG GTTCAAATGCAAGGAAATGCTGTGGGAAGAGCTATAGATTTAGTGAACCTGCATGGGTATCCGCAGTTGATCAGCGAGCTTGATGAGATGTTCGAGATAAAAGATCTGAGCTCCAAAGAGAAATGGAAGGTGGCTTTCACGAATGATGAGGGTGACACGATGCAAGTCGGCGATGTTCCTTGGCT TAAGTTTTGCCAGACGGTGAGGAAGATTGTGATCCATCCCATTGAAGATGAGAGCGATATGGATCCTTTCTTGGAGCAGGATGTGAAGACCGATTTTTAG